CCGCAAGGCCGTGATTGAGCTGTCTGCCGACGAGCTGACGGACCCGGAAGCGATCGGGAAAGTTCTCCCGATCGGTGAGGTTCTTGGACCTGCCGCACTCGCCTATGTCGCGGCCGATGGCTTCCGCCCTTCAGCGTCCGCAGAATTGTCCGTGGAGGAACTGCCCGCCGGTCATGCAAGCCTGGACGCTCTGGAACAGGCTGCCGGACCGGAGGACGCCGGCGAGGCCGGCCTCGCCGAAATCACCTCGCCCGCGTTCGTCCTGCGGGTCGACGGTCAGGTCGTTGCTGCCGCCGGCTATCGCGCATGGCCAAGCTCGACGGCTCACGTGAGCGTGCTGACTTCGCCTGATTGGCGTGGCAAGGGCCTTGCCCGCGCAACCGGGTCCGCCGCGGTCCGGTATGCACTCGCGCAGGACCTTCTGCCTCAATGGCGGGCCAGGATCCCAGCGTCGAGGAAGGCGGCAATTGCGCTGGGGTTCAGCGAGCTCGGTTTCCAGCTCAGCATCCAGTTGGTCTGATCAGCGGATGCGCGGCGAGGAAAGCGGCCCGCGGCATCTCCTGGTGTTCGGACGTCACCGCCGTCGTTCGTGCAGTACTCGGGGCTGCTGTTTTGGCCGAGCTGCACTCACCTCATTCTCAGGGTTCGGTCGGCGCCAACGGGCTGGCAGTGGGGTGCCCATCTTCCGCCGACTCAGCGTAGGACGGCAGTTCGCGCATCCGGCGCAGCGGCGAAAGGAAAACAGGCAGGAAGGTGAGTGACTGACCGACGGCCCCGGCCAGCAGCGTGGCACGGACGCCAATCGTCGAGCCGAGGCCGGCGAGCCGTGAGATCTCCGCGGCGTCGGCGGTGAGCCGCATGAACAGCGCCGTTCCCTGCGGCTGCCGGAGGACCATCCGGTGGTCAAGCAGGTGGCGAAGGCGAAGTGGCAGCCGCTACGGCAAGGACTCCGATCCGCTGATCGTGCTCACCGCCGCGGCCGCCGTGAAGCTCGGGCTGCCGGAGCGCCTGGAGGGCCATGGGCAGCCCCCATAGCGTGAACAGCCGCTCGGTATCCATGTGGTTGGTCATGGTGCTGATCCGGCGACCACCCGGATCACGAGCCTCGTCCAGGCCGTCCTCACCCTCCAGTTGGCCAGCTCAGACTGAAAATGGAAAAGGCTCGCTTTCTCGGAAAATCCGACGGAGAGACCCAATCGCCGACGTGCACAAGCTGAGAAGAGAGAGGTCGGCCAAGAAGGCAGCCCCCCTTCCTTCAAGCTGGAGGGGGGCTGCTTTCGTCGTCAGTGCTTAGCAGTACACGTCCACTTGCGTGACGTAATTGCCGCCGTCCAGGGTCCGCTCACTCCATGCCGGGACGAAATCCCACGTGTTGTTCCGATACCACACCCTGAAGCTGTTGCCGTGGGCCTTGGCATAGTTGAAGCGGCCGTAGATAGGGTTATTTCCGCAGTGTTCCATATTCCAGACTTGTCCGGAAGTGTCATAGACGCAGGCCCTCCCGTCATCGCACTTGTAGCTCTTGTACTGGGGCTGGGCCTCGATCGCAGAGGCGCTGGTGGGGGTGACGGTGAGTGCGATGGCTCCAAGAGCAATCGCCGTAGCCGTTCGGGCTGCAACCCGCTTGACCGAATGCATTCAGACCTCTCCTTGTCTGGGTGTTAGTCCGGCGAGCCTCGCGCACGAAAGCGTGCGGAACATTCGACGACTCCTGCACGTGAGCAGCGATGATGACGCTTTTTGAGACGCCGACTGGATCAGGGCTCGAGTGACTGAGCAAGCCCTAGCCTTCGGCACCGACCGCCGGGAGTCTTGTATGAAGACGCAATCACAGCGGGGGAACCTCAACCGTGACCGAACTGATCGACCAGCCCGGCGAATACACCGGACTGCCGGCCGCATCCTTACGCGGCATCGCCATCCGCTACCGAGGCCACCGCATGGGCGGCGCGCGGCCCGCGAGGGTCACCCTTCCCTCGGCGGCCGTCACGTTGCTTCTGGGATGGGGGCAGCCGCTGACCATCCACAGCGGGCCAGAACAAGGAGTGTCGCCAAGTCCGTGGCCTGCGATGATTGCTGGTCTCCAGACTGCGCCCATGCTGGCGGGCTTCAGTGGATCCGCATCTGCCGTCGAGATCGAACTCACGCCGCTCGGCGCATACCGGCTCCTGAACCTACCCTTGCACCACCTGGCGAAGACGGTCATCGACCCGGACCACATCATGGGAGCAGGCTGGGCTGCGAACGCCACCGAACAGCTGGCCGCAGCACCGCACTGGTCTCGCCGCTGGCAAATTCTCGACGCCCTGCTCACCCGACGACTTCACGGGGAAACGTCCCCATCACCTGCTGCCACCCAGGCATGGAACCTGCTGCGTGATCGCGACGGCGCCGTGTCCTTACGCGATCTGACCCTGGCCACCGGCCTTGGCCGGCGCCGCATACAAGGGCTGCTGCAGGAGCACATCGGGCTGCCCGCTCAAACGCTCTCCCGCATCATCAGGTTCCATCAGACCCTGGCAGTGGCATCGACCGGCCTGGACTCGCTCGCCGACCTGGCCAGCCGGGCGGGATACCACGATCAGTCACACATGAACCGAGACTTCAGAGCCCTCTCTGGCCAGACACCACGAGAACTGCTCGACATCTTGCGGCATACAGCACACCGGCACAGCAGCGGGCACTTCCAATCCTTCAACGACTTCGGGCTCCGCGCCCCAGCCAGCCGCTACGTGACCGCTTCTGCCTCGCCGATCTCCAAGAACAGATCAAGGCGGCAGCGGCACCGACCCCCTCGCCAAACGTGACGTCTGTCGGCCGGTTCTGCCATTCGGTCATTCGTCGACGCCGGACAGACGCTTCTGCCGCTTCTTGACGATCTTCGGCTCGAACGAGCCTTCACGGTCGCGGGGCACGGCTATCTCCACCGGGCCGACGTCCGTGAGCACGGTCTTGGCCCGGGTCCCGTTGCGGCTGTTGCCGCCGGTTTCCCAGCCGGATCGTGCTTGTCGTAGCCGAGGTGGTCGGTGATCTCACCCTCGAGGGCAGACTCCAGCAGCCGCTTCGTCAGCTGCTGGAGCAGCCCGCCCTCACCCGTCAGCTGCAGGCCCTGGGCCTGGGTACGGCCCACCAGCTCGTCAATGAGCTGGTGGTCCACCGCCCTCGCCGACTGCAGCTCAACTGCCTCGACGGACTCGGCCTCGGTCACGTTCTCACTGGTCACCGATGCATCTTCCTTGATCAGAATTTACACCGAACGTTTTACAATCCTTTGGACGTAAAGCGCCTCTAGGCGCACTGGCCTCGGCCGCGGTAGTGGGTGTACTTGCGACACACCCTCTGTCTTCCCGCGTAAGTGAGGGATTGGTTGTAGTCCCTGAGATACCGGTAGTTCTGGCGATACTTGTGCACCGAGTAGATCAGGTCGTATACGCCGACAGCGTGGAGGCCGCAAGAGCCGAAGCCTCTCCAGCGAGTCCAGCAACTACGGGCGCGGAACCTCTTGAGAGCCTTGATTCTGCGGAAAGAGACCACGGAGAGCGCGATGTTGGCGCCGTAGTAGTAGTGCCGCCAGTTGGGATTTCTGCCCCAACGGTCAGCGGTCCCGCAAACTCGTGGTGTCGTAGGGGCTGATGGCTGGCCGTCGGCCGCGGTATCACCGGAGGCAGGCGGTATCCGCAAGGGGGCGGGCTGACCGCCCAACGTCAACGGTTCGTCCGCCTTGAACTGCGGCGGATAGTTCTCCATGACCACGAGATGTCCGTTCTCAGATCCTCAGGATCCAGTGTCTCGTGTGTTCAACATCAGGGGTCAAGGCCTTCCATCGCATGGCCGCACTGCACCGTCCTGCCAGCTGACCGGCAAACCCTGACGGCCTACGACCGGAAAGAGCCTGGAGTGCCAGACCACCGCGCTGGTCTCCGCCCTGCCCGAACACCGAAAATCGCGTCGGCCGCCCGACAACAGTTCCCCCTCAACGACTCCTCATCGCCCCAACCAGGACAGCGAGGTCAGATCGCTGATGAGACGTCTGGCCGACCGCGCCTACGGGTGCGTGTCCGTGATCGCGATGACCTCGTCGAGGTGGTCCAGGGTGGCCTGCAGGTCGTCGATCTTGGCCTGGATGCGCTCGCGCTCGGCTCGCAGCATGGCTCGTTGCTCGGCGTCGGTGTGCCCGGAGTCCCAGCATGGAAGGAGTTCGCTGATCCTTCGGCTGGTCAGGCCGGCGGCGAACATCTCCTGGAAGAAGCGCACGAGGGCGATGGCGTCCTGCCGGTACAGGCGCTGGCCGGACGGGCTGCGCTCCGCGATGAGCAGCCCTTGCTGCTCGTAGTAGCGCACGGCGCGCACCGAGACGCCGGCACCTCGTGCCACCTCGCCGATGCGGATCAACCGCTCCTCTGCGGCCGCTGCGACAGTCATGGTGATTCCTCTCACCCTTAGGCCTGACGACCGCACTTGCCTCTGACGTTAGCGTCAGGTTTTAGCGTACCGGCCATGGATATCAACAACTCCGTCGCCCTTGTCACCGGAGCCAACCGCGGCCTGGGCCGCGCCTTCGCCCAGCGCCTGCTCGAACGGGGCGCCCGCAAGGTCTACGCGACGGCCCGCCGACCGGAGACCGTGGACCTGCCCGGGGTCGAGGTGCTGCCCCTCGACATCACCGATCCCGCATCCGTGAGGGCCACCGCCGAGGCCGCCCCGGACGTCTCACTACTCGTCAACAACGCGGGAATCAGTACGGGGACCGACCTGGTGACCGGTTCGCTGGACGCGGTGCGGCACGAGCTGGAGACCAACATGTTCGGCCACCTGGGAATGATCCGGGAGTTCGCGCCGGCGCTCGCCAGGAACGGCGGGGGCGCGATCGTCAACGTCCTCTCCGCCATGTCCTGGTTCGGGGGCAAGGGCGCCAATGCCTACCACCTGACCAAGGCCGCCGCCTGGGCCATGACCAACGGCGTCCGCCTGGAGCTCGCCGAACAGGGCACGCTTGTGACGGCGGTGCACCTCGGCCTGGCCGACACCGACATGGCGGCGGGCTGGCCCGTGGACAAGATCGCTCCGTCGGACCTGGCCGACGCGGCGCTCGACGGTGTCGAGGCGGGCTCCGCCGAGGTCCTCGCCGACCAGTGGAGCCGGGACGTCAAGTCCCGTCTGCCGCTGACGCCGGAAGAGTTCAACGCCGCAATGGACCGCGCCCTGGCGGCGCTGATGGCGGCCTGAGAGGCCCCTCGGGCCGACCGGACTTCGGCGGCTGCTTCTCCATCGGCTGCTCGAACTCCTCTACTTGAGGTTGAACTCGTGGTGTCGTGTCGCTGATCAGGCGGGTCCGATGGTCAGGCCGGTCTCGGCGAGGCAGCCGTCTATGAGGTGACTGCGGTACTGGATGAGGCGTAAGAAACTGTTGTCTTTTCGATCTTGAGGGATGCGCGTCGAACGGGAGTCCCGATCGGGTGGTCGCGGGACGCTGGGCGCATACGAACAGGGCCTCCTGAACAGCTCGTTGGTGTCGAATCACCGAGCAGCAGGAGGCCCTGGTGCAGCAGTCTTGCGTGCCGATGGCCGGGCAGTCCAGCGCGGTCACCTGGGAGTGTGACTGCCTGGCTCACCGGTTCGGAAACGCCGCCGACAACGGGAAGCGGCAGCCTCGCTACCCGACCGACATGACGGACGGAGAGTGGGCCGCGGTCTGCCCGCTGCTGCCGGTGCCGGGCTGGATGCGCGGCCGGGGAGGCCGGCCGGAGGGGTACTGCCACCGGGCGATGCTCGATGCGATCCGGTATCTCGTGGACAACGGGATCAAGTGGCGGGCGATGCCCGCCGACTTCCTCCGTGGGACCGCGTCTACGCATTCTTCCGCCGCTGGCGGGACAACGCTCTGGTCAAGGAGTTCCACGACCGGTTGCGCGCGAGGGCCCGCGAGGAACTGGGGCGGGATGCGGAGCCGACGGCCGCGGTGATCGACTCGCAGTCCGTCAAAGCGGACGCGGTGGTCGGCGCGGACAGCCGGGGCTTCGACGGCGGCAAGCTGGTCAACGGGCGCAAGCGGCATGTCGTGGTCGACACGCTCGGCCTGCTGTTGGGTGTGATGGTCACCGCCGCGGACACCGGTGACCGCATCGCCGCCCAGGGCCTGCTTGGGCAGGTCGCCGACGTGCACCACCGGCTGGAACTGGTCTGGGCCGACGGCGGCTACACCGGCAGCCTGGTCGAGCACTGCCTGGCCACGCTCGCGCTGGTCCTGGCGATCGTGAAACGCAGCGACGACATGCGCGGCTTCGTGGTGCTGCCCAAGCGGTGGATCGTCGAGCGGTTCTTCGCCCACCTGATGCGAAGCCGCCGTCTGGTGCGCGACTTCGAGCGGCGCACGGCCAGCGCCGAGGCGATGGTCTACTGGTCGATGACCCTGCTCATGACGCGCCGCCTGGCCCGGTCACGCCTGCCGCGAGGGTGAACCGGCCCGGCTGCCGCTCGGCCAGCCAGCCCCGCGCGACCAGGCGTTTCGCCTTCGACCGCAGTGCCTCCACTCGTGCCGGCACCACGTCCATGCCGAACGCTTGGGCCATCTCCTGGCAGGTCAGCGGCCCTTGATGGAGCCGGTCCCGGTCTGCGAGCGTCGTGAGGATGCGCTGGTAGTCGACCGACAGCACCGACCAGGCCAGCCCCTGGCGCCACACCGGAACCTGCGACTTCGGCTTCGCCGCGTCCCGGGGTTCCGGCGGCGCGTCCGCATCCCGCGCTTCCTCAGTGACCTCTGTGCCGGCGGTGTTGCCGCCGTCCGGAGCCAGCACCGTGTCGACCCGCCTGCGGGCAATCGCCCACTCCTGCCATTCCTGCTCGGCCGCGGCCAGTTCGGCCTGGATGCGGTCGGCCTCCTCCCGCAGCCCGTCGACTCGACGGCGAGCGGCGACCTCGTGCTGTTCCAGCAGTCCGACGACGGACGGCATTCGTGACCTCCCGGGGAGCGACGACCCGACAGGCCACGACTCCCACGGAATCACCACTGCTATCCCCGACCAGCGGAAACGCACCGATCACGCCCGAAAAGACAACAGCTTCTAAGCCACGTCGGATGCGCTGGTCGAGGTGTTCGGGGGTCCTGCAGGCGACGTTGGAGAGCCATCCGCGTCGCAGGAGAGACCAGATGCCTTCGACGGGGCTGAGGTCGTTTGCGTAGGGCGGCAGGTAGTAGACGGTGAACCACTCCCGGGCTGCCGCCCACTGCCGCAGGTCGGCGGCTTTGTGGACGTTGAGGTTGTCCCAGACCAGGACGATCGGGCCGCCGAGCCGCTGGTGGGCGGCGATCAGCAGGTCCCGGTAGTCGCGCCAGGAGAAGCTTTGGCGCCCGTCGCGTCGGCCGTCGTCTCTGCGTGGCCGGTAGATCAGCCTTGAGCGGTGGCCGGGTTTGTAGCAGGTCAGCGCGGCAATGGATATCCGTCTGCGGGAACGGCCGCGGACCCGCACCACCGGCGTGTGTCCGCGTTGTGACCAGGTCTTCGCCTGCGGCGGCGTCATGGAGAATTCGGCTTCGTCCTCGAAGACGAGCCAGGCTCCACGAGCCGCCGCGCGTCTTCCGCGCAGTTGAGCGGTCCTGGCCTGGCGTGACGGAGATGGAACCGGCCGACATCGCAGGGGTCCTCGGGGTATGCGCCCAGCGGCTTGCCCCGCCGCCGCGGGTGCCGGTCACATCAGTGGCCAGCCCCGACCAGAAAGGCGACCATCAAGGCTCGCCCACGGTCACGAAACGACGGGCTGTTCGCGTCAACGGCACCGTTCACGGAACCTCACGTCGGTCGGAGCGGCACACCTGCCATCGGTGCAGGACATCCCCCACCGTGGCCGCACTGGGAACCTCGTGCAGGCCGAGAGGCTCGGCGCCCGCTTCCAGCGCCCGGAGTGCAGCCCCCACGGCCTCGTCTAGGAGCTCATCTGCAGAGCGGCCCTGATACAGGCCTTCTTCCAGTGATTTCGCAGCTCTTATGATGTCCGGGAAGACTGATTGAGCCTGCTCGAAGGCGATGTAGTGCGGCAGATCTTCGTCCAGACCATGAGCTGCGGCCGGCTTGACCGACCCAACAGCTTCAGACCACGCGGCAATCACACTCTTCTGTTGGAACTCTGGATACCGCATGCGGACCAGGTGTGTGGCGAGGTCGTGAATGGGGTCGCCGTAGGTTGCGAGTTCCCAATCAACGGCGATCAGGCGAGGGCCGCCGTCATGTTCTGTGACGACCACGTTGTCCCGGTGAAGATCTCCGTGAAGCAAGCTGTACGGTCGACGCGTCATGGCAGGCACATATTCGGCAAGGTGGACCAGGACGTCTTCCCGGATCCCGAGCGCCATGAAAAGCCCGCCGTAAACCGACCAACTCGGCTGACGGATCTGGCGGTCGGCCAACTCCATCAGCGTGCGCAGGTAGCCCTGGCTGTCTTCGTCATCGCGGGGCCAGCAAGAGGGCAACGGGGGCAGTGCTTCCCTGCGTACCGAAGTTGTCTGGGCCAGGAGCTGGGCCAGGTCCGCGATGTGCAGAGCATCGACGGGTTTGCCATCGGGGCACAGGCGGGACAGTGAGGTGCCCTCTACATAGCTGAGTACGGTCGCTGTCGCGGTTCTGGCCAGGTAGCGCGGTACATGGGGTAGTAAATCCTTGAGGGCGCCCAGGAGATCTGCTTCGTTCTCCCAGGTCCTGATGACTACCGGGATGGCGTCGGCCCTGGGGACCCGTACCAGCACACGGGTGCCTTGTTCTCTGCCGATGAGTTGTGCCATGCGTTGAGTGAGGGGTAGTACATAGTTGCGGTTGTGATGGCCACCGCTAGCCGTGCCGGATTGCTTGGCCAGCCATACGAACTCGTCGTTGGCGTCGTCTTCGTTGGGCACGTTACTCCCGGGAGGCACAACTTCAGAGCCGGAGGTGCTTCGCGGGGCGCTCCTGGCAAGGGATGTGGGCACACCTTAGTGCCCACGAGAGGCCGTGCGTGCGGTACTGCGGGGATCCTTGGTTCCAATGGGGTGCACGCGTAGCACAAAGTGGACCTCCGTAACCCTTCTAGTACTCCAGCTGTAGATCGCAATTTTGACCTTCTCGGCGCATCTGCCAAGGGTTACCTGAGTTGTCCTTGGCCGACGGGCTATCTTGCCGGGCATGCAGACGGTGAACTGGAGCGATGTCCGGGAGCGGACCGTCGCTCTCTATGCACGGCGGGGATCGAGGGCCGGTGCCGTTCTCCCGCCGGTCCTAAGCGAAGCTCAGGTGCGTCAGGCCGAGGAACAGTTCGGTGTGGTGTTCCCCGACGACTATCGCCAGTACCTGCTGTGCGTCAGTGCCGGCGGGCGGGTGCGCACGCTCCGGGTCGATCAGAGTGGCTGGCGCTGGGACGGCGACCAGCCTTCAGACCGTGCGAACCTGCATGTTCCTTTCCCGGACCACGACACCGCTCTCGCAGCGAGCGAAGATCTCTGGCTGACCGAACCCCAGGAGGGGGACTACGCCTCTGCTAGGGCCTACCAAGCCGATCACGACACGTGGCGGGAGAGGGCCGATGCCGCCGAGGACGCGCGGACTTCCGGGGCCGTCCCCCTCTGCGATGACGGCTGCGGCTTCTACACCCTCCTCGTGGTCAGCGGACCCATGCGGGGCGCCATGTGGTTCGACGGACGCGCGACCTGCGATCGCCTCAACCCGCTCTTGAACGACGACGGACAGCCCGCCACCTTCGCCGAGTGGTACCTGGACTGGCTCACCCATGAGGAACCGCTGACAACCCCGGAACTGCGTCGTGCGGCAAACGACCGCCGGCACGCCGGGACGGACGTGCCCATCTGGCTGCGCTGGTTCGACTCGTGAGCCGTCAGTGCTCTGGCCGCGAGTCGGTTCGTTCTGGTAGGGGGCCGGTGCGGGCATGGGTGCGGCCACCGTTGATCATCGTGAGTTGAGTGGACCGACGAAGAGACGGTGGCCGCGGGTCACAGCACAGATCCCGCCCGTCGGCGGGGTGCGTTCGAGGCCCTGATGAGCCGGATCGCAGGCCGCTTCGCCCGGGTGGAACCCCCGGGTCGAACCCCGGCGCCGGACAGGGAGATTGGTACTGGGCCTGCTGGCTGACCTGCCGCGCAAGAACGCTGGACGATCGCCGAGTGGGCGGGGGAAGCCACCCCGCACGGCCCGAGCACGGCCCGGCCCACCGGCTCAGCTGGTCCGCCTGGCGACGCCGCCACCAGGCGCGATCACGTGCCCGTCATTACCGCCGACAAGCCGCATCCCGGCCGTGAAGATCACGATCTACAGCTGGAGTACTAGCTGTCGCTAGCGGCGAGATTGGTCCAAAGGGAGTTGAACCAGCGCTGCTGCTTGTCCACCCAGGCGGACTGTGCGTCGCCCAATGATTCCTGCACGTCAGCTGAGCCGTCTTTGACCTTCGCCGTGTTGTCCTCGACGTCCGCTGTGTCGTCTTTGACGAAGTATGTACCTCTGGCGCCTACGCTGAGAACGTCGAGGGCCTCGACGTTCTCAGCATCGCCCACCGGGATACGCCGACGCTGCAGTTCGTACGCGCTGTGGAAGGCCTCCTTCCCGTTAAGCAGGTACAACTTGAACATCGGTGCCACTGGAACGCGCCGGACCTGGACGGCAGCGTGTTCGACTCGGCCATTCGCGCGCAGATTGTGGAGTGTGTCCGTCAAGGACAACAGACACCGGTCGGAAATCGACCGCAGGCGGGCCACGACGCGCATGTCATCCGGGTCATCCAGGCTGCGGGGGAAGGGGAGCGGCATATCCTTGGTCGGAAGCAGCATGCGCAGCTCGATCCGCTCCAGGCCAGGGGCTCCGCCAGTCAGGATACGTTCCGCCTGGATGCGAAGATGAGTGTCGAGCGATTCGGACGTGAGGCTGTACACGTCGAGCTTCACAACTGACTGCTCAAAGGCCCGCTCAACGAACCATCCCAGACCAGTGGTCCGCATTCGGGAGGCACTGTCAGCGGCGGAAGTGTTGTGGGCACCTGAGATCACGCGCGAGCCGCTGCCCTGGCGTGACTCGATCCAGCCTT
The window above is part of the Streptomyces canus genome. Proteins encoded here:
- a CDS encoding SDR family oxidoreductase, with amino-acid sequence MDINNSVALVTGANRGLGRAFAQRLLERGARKVYATARRPETVDLPGVEVLPLDITDPASVRATAEAAPDVSLLVNNAGISTGTDLVTGSLDAVRHELETNMFGHLGMIREFAPALARNGGGAIVNVLSAMSWFGGKGANAYHLTKAAAWAMTNGVRLELAEQGTLVTAVHLGLADTDMAAGWPVDKIAPSDLADAALDGVEAGSAEVLADQWSRDVKSRLPLTPEEFNAAMDRALAALMAA
- a CDS encoding GNAT family N-acetyltransferase; protein product: MTAPSEEAAARIRKAVIELSADELTDPEAIGKVLPIGEVLGPAALAYVAADGFRPSASAELSVEELPAGHASLDALEQAAGPEDAGEAGLAEITSPAFVLRVDGQVVAAAGYRAWPSSTAHVSVLTSPDWRGKGLARATGSAAVRYALAQDLLPQWRARIPASRKAAIALGFSELGFQLSIQLV
- a CDS encoding helix-turn-helix domain-containing protein produces the protein MTELIDQPGEYTGLPAASLRGIAIRYRGHRMGGARPARVTLPSAAVTLLLGWGQPLTIHSGPEQGVSPSPWPAMIAGLQTAPMLAGFSGSASAVEIELTPLGAYRLLNLPLHHLAKTVIDPDHIMGAGWAANATEQLAAAPHWSRRWQILDALLTRRLHGETSPSPAATQAWNLLRDRDGAVSLRDLTLATGLGRRRIQGLLQEHIGLPAQTLSRIIRFHQTLAVASTGLDSLADLASRAGYHDQSHMNRDFRALSGQTPRELLDILRHTAHRHSSGHFQSFNDFGLRAPASRYVTASASPISKNRSRRQRHRPPRQT
- a CDS encoding phosphotransferase family protein — protein: MPNEDDANDEFVWLAKQSGTASGGHHNRNYVLPLTQRMAQLIGREQGTRVLVRVPRADAIPVVIRTWENEADLLGALKDLLPHVPRYLARTATATVLSYVEGTSLSRLCPDGKPVDALHIADLAQLLAQTTSVRREALPPLPSCWPRDDEDSQGYLRTLMELADRQIRQPSWSVYGGLFMALGIREDVLVHLAEYVPAMTRRPYSLLHGDLHRDNVVVTEHDGGPRLIAVDWELATYGDPIHDLATHLVRMRYPEFQQKSVIAAWSEAVGSVKPAAAHGLDEDLPHYIAFEQAQSVFPDIIRAAKSLEEGLYQGRSADELLDEAVGAALRALEAGAEPLGLHEVPSAATVGDVLHRWQVCRSDRREVP
- a CDS encoding SMI1/KNR4 family protein, translated to MQTVNWSDVRERTVALYARRGSRAGAVLPPVLSEAQVRQAEEQFGVVFPDDYRQYLLCVSAGGRVRTLRVDQSGWRWDGDQPSDRANLHVPFPDHDTALAASEDLWLTEPQEGDYASARAYQADHDTWRERADAAEDARTSGAVPLCDDGCGFYTLLVVSGPMRGAMWFDGRATCDRLNPLLNDDGQPATFAEWYLDWLTHEEPLTTPELRRAANDRRHAGTDVPIWLRWFDS
- a CDS encoding IS5 family transposase; translated protein: MAGDARRLPPWDRVYAFFRRWRDNALVKEFHDRLRARAREELGRDAEPTAAVIDSQSVKADAVVGADSRGFDGGKLVNGRKRHVVVDTLGLLLGVMVTAADTGDRIAAQGLLGQVADVHHRLELVWADGGYTGSLVEHCLATLALVLAIVKRSDDMRGFVVLPKRWIVERFFAHLMRSRRLVRDFERRTASAEAMVYWSMTLLMTRRLARSRLPRG
- a CDS encoding winged helix-turn-helix domain-containing protein — protein: MSEARSSDAGGAVQRVLTELRGRIVAQKYPVGGFLPPQRSLAEEFKVSRDTVQRALQELKAEGWIESRQGSGSRVISGAHNTSAADSASRMRTTGLGWFVERAFEQSVVKLDVYSLTSESLDTHLRIQAERILTGGAPGLERIELRMLLPTKDMPLPFPRSLDDPDDMRVVARLRSISDRCLLSLTDTLHNLRANGRVEHAAVQVRRVPVAPMFKLYLLNGKEAFHSAYELQRRRIPVGDAENVEALDVLSVGARGTYFVKDDTADVEDNTAKVKDGSADVQESLGDAQSAWVDKQQRWFNSLWTNLAASDS
- a CDS encoding MerR family transcriptional regulator, whose translation is MTVAAAAEERLIRIGEVARGAGVSVRAVRYYEQQGLLIAERSPSGQRLYRQDAIALVRFFQEMFAAGLTSRRISELLPCWDSGHTDAEQRAMLRAERERIQAKIDDLQATLDHLDEVIAITDTHP